A genomic window from Struthio camelus isolate bStrCam1 chromosome 2, bStrCam1.hap1, whole genome shotgun sequence includes:
- the GJD4 gene encoding gap junction delta-4 protein isoform X2 gives MERWDSLGILIITLNYNVTVVGKIWLMLIILLRLAVVVLAGYPLYQDEQERFVCNTLQPGCANVCYDLFAPISHFRFWLIQTVSILLPYAAFSIYVLHEVAMHIVRMHCSIYGCKGNKGLPSPTDHKERSASAVVNRLDCDVDSLSVLNFSGAYTVHLSFRTLIEAAFGAGQYYLFGFFVPERFSCYHSPCTSMVDCYISRPTEKSIMMIFIWGVSSLSFLLSLVDLVCALRRMTARNRQKKLLANLHAKDAHVLDLPPGQHDSSSLPRHEDHPVPNDSQSSNGSCSLLSEEEEESVLHPEVVSQQTASTNPNSKSNKPCVLGDLAANQDNTEGPLCADDQQGTTCRQLRPGLQQGFIQDTALALRPQIKSHLGVSSSVVQNKLLGHYVSAELKNSDAQSNYSSTSCLRSKKSEWV, from the exons ATGGAGCGGTGGGACTCACTGGGCATACTGATTATCACACTCAACTATAACGTGACCGTTGTAG GAAAGATCTGGCTAATGTTAATAATTCTGCTGAGACTGGCAGTGGTCGTGCTAGCAGGCTATCCACTCTACCAAGATGAGCAGGAACGCTTCGTCTGCAACACCCTGCAACCAGGATGCGCCAATGTTTGCTATGATTTGTTCGCTCCCATATCTCACTTTAGGTTCTGGCTCATTCAAACTGTGTCTATCCTGCTGCCTTATGCTGCTTTCAGCATTTATGTTTTGCATGAGGTAGCCATGCACATTGTAAGAATGCATTGTTCGATATATGGTTGCAAAGGCAATAAGGGTTTACCTAGCCCCACAGACCACAAGGAACGCAGTGCAAGTGCTGTTGTCAACAGACTAGACTGTGATGTAGACAGCCTGAGCGTCCTTAATTTTTCCGGGGCGTATACTGTTCATCTTTCTTTTAGGACGCTGATTGAGGCTGCCTTCGGAGCCGGGCAGTATTatctgtttggattttttgttccCGAGCGCTTTTCCTGCTACCATTCACCTTGTACAAGCATGGTTGATTGCTATATCTCCCGGCCCACTGAAAAATCCATAATGATGATTTTCATCTGGGGAGTCAGCAGCCTGTCCTTCCTGCTCAGCCTTGTTGATCTTGTCTGTGCTCTCCGGAGAATGACAGCAAGGAACCGACAGAAGAAGCTGCTGGCAAACCTCCATGCAAAGGATGCACATGTTTTAGATCTGCCTCCAGGACAGCATGACAGCTCTTCCCTACCTCGACATGAAGACCACCCAGTACCAAATGACAGCCAGAGCAGTAACGGCTCCTGCTCGCTTCtctctgaagaggaagaagagtctGTTCTTCATCCTGAAGTGGTGTCTCAGCAAACTGCCAGCACGAACCCTAACAGCAAGAGCAATAAGCCCTGTGTATTGGGAGATCTTGCTGCTAATCAAGACAACACTGAAGGGCCCTTGTGTGCTGATGACCAGCAAGGCACTACATGCAGGCAACTGAgacctgggcttcagcaaggcttcatTCAGGACACTGCCCTGGCTTTGAGACCTCAGATCAAGTCTCACCTTGGAGTTTCCTCCTCTGTAGTTCAGAACAAGCTTTTAGGACATTATGTTTCAGCCGAGCTAAAAAATTCTGATGCACAATCAAATTATAGCAGTACTAGTTGCCTGAGGTCAAAAAAATCAGAATGGGTATAA
- the GJD4 gene encoding gap junction delta-4 protein isoform X1 produces MERWDSLGILIITLNYNVTVVGQKGAIGLKGEISRSNVNEGWRYHDEATKEALKRNDWGKIWLMLIILLRLAVVVLAGYPLYQDEQERFVCNTLQPGCANVCYDLFAPISHFRFWLIQTVSILLPYAAFSIYVLHEVAMHIVRMHCSIYGCKGNKGLPSPTDHKERSASAVVNRLDCDVDSLSVLNFSGAYTVHLSFRTLIEAAFGAGQYYLFGFFVPERFSCYHSPCTSMVDCYISRPTEKSIMMIFIWGVSSLSFLLSLVDLVCALRRMTARNRQKKLLANLHAKDAHVLDLPPGQHDSSSLPRHEDHPVPNDSQSSNGSCSLLSEEEEESVLHPEVVSQQTASTNPNSKSNKPCVLGDLAANQDNTEGPLCADDQQGTTCRQLRPGLQQGFIQDTALALRPQIKSHLGVSSSVVQNKLLGHYVSAELKNSDAQSNYSSTSCLRSKKSEWV; encoded by the exons ATGGAGCGGTGGGACTCACTGGGCATACTGATTATCACACTCAACTATAACGTGACCGTTGTAG GGCAAAAGGGAGCAATTGGTCTGAAAGGAGAGATCAGCAGAAGCAATGTGAATGAAGGCTGGAGATATCATGATGAGGCAACTAAAGAAGCATTAAAGAGAAATGACTGGG GAAAGATCTGGCTAATGTTAATAATTCTGCTGAGACTGGCAGTGGTCGTGCTAGCAGGCTATCCACTCTACCAAGATGAGCAGGAACGCTTCGTCTGCAACACCCTGCAACCAGGATGCGCCAATGTTTGCTATGATTTGTTCGCTCCCATATCTCACTTTAGGTTCTGGCTCATTCAAACTGTGTCTATCCTGCTGCCTTATGCTGCTTTCAGCATTTATGTTTTGCATGAGGTAGCCATGCACATTGTAAGAATGCATTGTTCGATATATGGTTGCAAAGGCAATAAGGGTTTACCTAGCCCCACAGACCACAAGGAACGCAGTGCAAGTGCTGTTGTCAACAGACTAGACTGTGATGTAGACAGCCTGAGCGTCCTTAATTTTTCCGGGGCGTATACTGTTCATCTTTCTTTTAGGACGCTGATTGAGGCTGCCTTCGGAGCCGGGCAGTATTatctgtttggattttttgttccCGAGCGCTTTTCCTGCTACCATTCACCTTGTACAAGCATGGTTGATTGCTATATCTCCCGGCCCACTGAAAAATCCATAATGATGATTTTCATCTGGGGAGTCAGCAGCCTGTCCTTCCTGCTCAGCCTTGTTGATCTTGTCTGTGCTCTCCGGAGAATGACAGCAAGGAACCGACAGAAGAAGCTGCTGGCAAACCTCCATGCAAAGGATGCACATGTTTTAGATCTGCCTCCAGGACAGCATGACAGCTCTTCCCTACCTCGACATGAAGACCACCCAGTACCAAATGACAGCCAGAGCAGTAACGGCTCCTGCTCGCTTCtctctgaagaggaagaagagtctGTTCTTCATCCTGAAGTGGTGTCTCAGCAAACTGCCAGCACGAACCCTAACAGCAAGAGCAATAAGCCCTGTGTATTGGGAGATCTTGCTGCTAATCAAGACAACACTGAAGGGCCCTTGTGTGCTGATGACCAGCAAGGCACTACATGCAGGCAACTGAgacctgggcttcagcaaggcttcatTCAGGACACTGCCCTGGCTTTGAGACCTCAGATCAAGTCTCACCTTGGAGTTTCCTCCTCTGTAGTTCAGAACAAGCTTTTAGGACATTATGTTTCAGCCGAGCTAAAAAATTCTGATGCACAATCAAATTATAGCAGTACTAGTTGCCTGAGGTCAAAAAAATCAGAATGGGTATAA